The genomic window TAAAAGTAGCAAAGGGGCAAAATCATGAAGAAAAAGCTAAAAATTTTATTATGTTTTTACATATTAATCTTATTAGGATTTCTATTCTTATATCAAAATCCCAAAATCTTAAATAACATAAAAGAAATAGCTTCTAATTATTTAGAAAAACTCAAAGACAAAATTTACGGACCTGAAATTCCAACAGAACTAAAAGAAGAATATCTCTTACCAAAAGGATATCTTACTACCCAAGTGCTACATAAAAAATACTACTCTTTAGGATATGCTGAGAGTGCAAGACAATCAGAATGGGTAGCTTACCAATTAAAAAGAGAAATGGTTGAACTAGCTTTAACCTTGCTTAGAGAAAAAAAAATAACGAGAAGTAAGAAATTTTTTGAAGATAAAGATATTAAAGGAATCTCTCCTAAGCTAAGCGACTATATAAGGAGCGGATATGACAGAGGGCACATCGTCAGTTCTGCTGACATGTCTTTTTCCAAAGATGCAATGCTAGATACTTATTTCCTCTCAAACATATCTCCTCAACAAAGAGAATTCAATTCAGGAATCTGGCTTAAACTTGAACGCCTAGTTAGAAAATGGGCTATCTTAAAAGAAAAAATTTATATTGTTAGTGCAGGAATTTTAACAGAAAATAAAGGATTTATTGGAAAGAATAAAATTCTAATCCCAAAAAATTTTTATAAAATAGTGCTATCATTAAACAATAACAATTCTTATGATATATTGGCTTTCATTATTCCAAATGAAAAGGCCCAAGACTTAGAACTTAGAAATTATGTTGTAAATGTTAATTTAATTGAAGATAAAACTAAAATAGATTTCTTTGCGAAACTTGATGCTGGAATAAAAAAAGTAATTAAAATGAAAAAAGACCTATATTCTTGGGAATTTAAATGAAAACAATCTTTGCAAAATTAAACATTTTCCTCTTAATAACCTTTACCTTAGGCATTATTGTTATATCAATATTCATGTATCATATAAACTTTAATATAAAGTTTTATACCTATCTTATTAAAATCTATAATAAAAATTTATTGATTTTGATCAATACATTCTTTATCTTCAGCATTGGAATCATAGGATCCACTTGGACATACATCAATTATAAAAGAACAAATAACATACAATTCGTATTTTTTTATTGTTTCATTTGTTCTTTTATACTCGAACCTATTTCTATTTTCAAATATTATCTCTTAAATAATATATTAAGCTTAGAATTTTATCATTTCATGAAATTTTATCACTTAATAACCGTATTTTCATTACTAAATTTATTTTTTCTAAGCCTATACATATGTGATTTTCAAATAAAATCAATAACTTACACTATTTACTTAATTTTCACTTTTTCAATGATCTATAGCTCTTTAGTCCCTATTAATGCTTATGACCACACATATGATTTCCTCTCTTCAACAAAAAACAATAAATTTTATGTTTATTTATTCTTATTATTAATACCAATAAACTTTTTAGTAGCATGCTTAAAGAAAAAAAATCTAAGCTATCTCTTACTCTTTGTATCAATATTACTAATAGTATTAGGAATTTATCTCAATTCCATAGAAATACCTTATGCATTCATCCCAATCTTAATAGGAGTACCAATGTACTTAAAAGAATCAGGCAAACTTTTCTTCTATTGGCTATAAACCTTAAGAAATCAACACAAAAGATAAAGTCGATACGCCTACAGGCAAAAACAAATTATCGTATTTCTCAAAATCAAAAAGCTCTACAAGCACCGCTCCCATCCCAATAACTGATGCTAGTATAAAATTTGGGAAAAAATAATAACAAACAATAAAAGCAACCAAAAAGACAACAACACTGCCTGAGAATGTTTTATTATTTACAAGTTTAAAAGATGGAATTAGTTTACCAAAAAGACTTGCAAGACCATCTCCAAGACATGCAGAAAATATCCCAATATAACTAAAAGGCTCAGCTATAAGAAAATAAGTACAAAACATACTCACTACCAAAAATATTGGGGAGAGAGATATTCTGCACGAAGACACTTCTCTAGACTTTACTATTATTTCTGATATACCTTTAAGAAAAAATAAATTTATTTCCATGATTCTAAATATTTCCAAAATTAAGTATGCAAACAAAAAAAATAGGCTAGACGCAAGACCTATCCAAAAACTTACTTTATAAAACAATAAAAATATTAAAGTAGAAATATGAAAGAATTTTCTATAAATCTCATATTTAATATTTTCGTTACAAAAAACTTGATTAAACATTAATTAATTTTCCTTAAAATGATATTAAACTTTAAAAAAGAATTTGCCTTTATAATCTCATTAACGATCTTATCTCCATAAGCAAGACTTGGTGGAATTATTATAACCCTATCCTCCCCCTCACACATATCTGACAACATTATGTCCCAACCTTCAATCACTTGACCACTACCAACCACAAGCTCTATTGGTTCACCCCTGTCAATTGAACTGTCAAACTTTACTCCACTTAGTAAAAATCCCTCATAGTCTACTTTTAAAACATTGCCATTCTTAACATGCTTACCATTTCCTTTTTTATTTATCTTGTATAAGATACCACTTTTATCTCTTTGAAAATCTTTGTAATCTTGGTCAATTATTGCAAGCTGAGAAGCCATATATTTTTCAGCCTCTTCAATTTTTTTTGCCTCATAACTCTTTTTCAATTCTAAAAATCCTTCATTATCAACTTTAAAAGCTTTTGCATCCTCACCAACACGAATAATCTCAACTCTCTCTATTTTATCTCCTTGACTTATACTGCGAACCGTATCCATTCCCGAAATCACTTTACCAAAAATTGAATGCCTAAAATCAAGGTAAGTAAGATTATCTTTAAGCGTAATAAAAAATTGACTCCCATTAGTATCAGGACCAGCATTAGCCATCGAAACAATTCCTGGCTCATTATGACTCAAATCTTTATTGAATTCATCGGGGAAAACATAACCAGGCCCTCCAGTACCAGTTCCTGTAGGATCTCCTGTTTGAATAACAAAGTTATCAATAACCCTATGAAAAACAATATTTTCAAAATAAGGTCGATTTGTAACAGAATTTTTAATAGCACCCTCACTAAGACCAATAAAATTCATAACCGTTAGAGGTACAATTTTATAGTAAAGTTCAACTTCTATAGTACCTTTATTTGTCTCAATTAATGCAAATATTCCATCTCTTTCCATTAAACCTGTCCTTTTGCTACCACAAGCTACTAGCATTAATATCAATAAAAAATATAATAAATATCTACTCACAAGTGTATTCCTTAAGTTAACATTTAAATTAAGTTTCCGGCCCTAATTGTACAATTTTTTACAAAAATTGTACAATTAACTAGCAATTTATCATTATTAAGTAATACTATTTACTAAGATAATTAATAAGATTTGGAATTTATAAATGTTGAATATTAGTAATGAACTCCTTA from Borrelia hermsii DAH includes these protein-coding regions:
- a CDS encoding DNA/RNA non-specific endonuclease, whose amino-acid sequence is MKKKLKILLCFYILILLGFLFLYQNPKILNNIKEIASNYLEKLKDKIYGPEIPTELKEEYLLPKGYLTTQVLHKKYYSLGYAESARQSEWVAYQLKREMVELALTLLREKKITRSKKFFEDKDIKGISPKLSDYIRSGYDRGHIVSSADMSFSKDAMLDTYFLSNISPQQREFNSGIWLKLERLVRKWAILKEKIYIVSAGILTENKGFIGKNKILIPKNFYKIVLSLNNNNSYDILAFIIPNEKAQDLELRNYVVNVNLIEDKTKIDFFAKLDAGIKKVIKMKKDLYSWEFK
- a CDS encoding diacylglycerol/polyprenol kinase family protein: MFNQVFCNENIKYEIYRKFFHISTLIFLLFYKVSFWIGLASSLFFLFAYLILEIFRIMEINLFFLKGISEIIVKSREVSSCRISLSPIFLVVSMFCTYFLIAEPFSYIGIFSACLGDGLASLFGKLIPSFKLVNNKTFSGSVVVFLVAFIVCYYFFPNFILASVIGMGAVLVELFDFEKYDNLFLPVGVSTLSFVLIS
- a CDS encoding peptidylprolyl isomerase, producing MSRYLLYFLLILMLVACGSKRTGLMERDGIFALIETNKGTIEVELYYKIVPLTVMNFIGLSEGAIKNSVTNRPYFENIVFHRVIDNFVIQTGDPTGTGTGGPGYVFPDEFNKDLSHNEPGIVSMANAGPDTNGSQFFITLKDNLTYLDFRHSIFGKVISGMDTVRSISQGDKIERVEIIRVGEDAKAFKVDNEGFLELKKSYEAKKIEEAEKYMASQLAIIDQDYKDFQRDKSGILYKINKKGNGKHVKNGNVLKVDYEGFLLSGVKFDSSIDRGEPIELVVGSGQVIEGWDIMLSDMCEGEDRVIIIPPSLAYGDKIVNEIIKANSFLKFNIILRKIN